A genomic window from Camelina sativa cultivar DH55 chromosome 2, Cs, whole genome shotgun sequence includes:
- the LOC109129847 gene encoding uncharacterized protein LOC109129847: MDRDLADNRKPSYVNSRCLSSPLSCLIHTESEYVRISNHDKKKTRSTPMLRDLMRRLLLVRSCRFEKNNKSKTLVTFHYDAVSYSQNFDDGFNFRDDDRRDLRKQSPDH; the protein is encoded by the coding sequence ATGGATAGAGATCTAGCCGACAACCGTAAACCATCGTACGTCAACAGTCGATGCTTGAGTTCGCCGTTATCTTGTCTCATCCACACAGAGTCAGAGTACGTTCGTATCAGTAACCAcgacaagaagaagacaagatcaACTCCGATGTTAAGGGATTTGATGAGAAGATTGTTATTGGTCAGAAGCTGCCGATTCGAGAAGAACAACAAATCGAAAACGTTAGTGACGTTTCACTACGATGCTGTGAGTTATTCTCAGAACTTCGACGATGGTTTTAATTTCCGCGATGATGATCGTAGAGATCTTCGAAAACAGAGTCCGGATCACTAA
- the LOC104744071 gene encoding L-type lectin-domain containing receptor kinase IX.2-like, with the protein MFNSFFFLSYVLFLPFVVDSLYFNFTSFRPGDPENIVYNGDATPDEDGTVNFNNAEQTSQVGWITYSKKVPIWSHRTGQSSNFSTSFSFKIDARNLSADGHGICFFFAPMGAQLPAYSVGGFLNLFTRKNNYSSWFPLVHVEFDTFNNRGWDPTDVGSHVGININSLVSSNYTSWNASSHSQDIAHAKISYDSVTKNLSVAWAYEHPKESSSLSYIIDLAKVLPSEVMLGFIAAAGSNTEEHRLLSWELSSSLDSEQADSKIGMIVGVSVSGFVLLTFMVITTAVVWSRKERKKKKERDIANMISINEDLEREAGPRKISYKDLVSATNGFSSQRKLGEGGFGAVYEGNLRKINTMVAVKKLSSGSRQGMKEFLNEVKVISKLRHRNLVQLIGWCNEKNEFLLIYELVPNGSLNSHLFGKGRAHILSWDTRYNKIALGLASALLYLHEEWDQCVLHRDIKASNIMLDSDFNVKLGDFGLARLVNHDSGSHKTGLAGTFGYMAPEYVMKGSASKESDIYSFGIVLLEIVTGRKALERKQEDEYSTDGESDDISLVERVWELYGKQEVMTSCVDEKLGKDFDKKEAECLVVLGLWCAHPHKNSRPSIKQAIQVLNFESPVPDLPLKRPVAMYHISASSSSPSVSSSGVSLTFSSIGYGR; encoded by the coding sequence ATGTTCAATtcattcttcttcctttcctaTGTCCTCTTCCttccttttgttgttgattCACTTTACTTTAATTTTACTAGTTTCCGGCCAGGTGATCCGGAGAACATAGTTTACAACGGGGATGCAACTCCCGATGAAGATGGAACGGTGAACTTCAACAACGCTGAACAAACATCTCAGGTTGGTTGGATCACCTATTCCAAGAAGGTACCTATATGGAGTCATAGAACTGGCCAGTCTTCAAATTTTAGCACCAGTTTCTCCTTCAAAATCGATGCTCGTAACCTTTCAGCAGATGGTCATGGGATCTGTTTCTTTTTCGCTCCTATGGGAGCTCAGCTACCTGCATACTCAGTTGGTGGTTTCTTGAATTTGTTCACTCGAAAGAATAATTACTCGTCTTGGTTTCCACTCGTTCATGTCGAGTTTGACACATTCAACAATCGAGGATGGGATCCTACGGACGTTGGTTCTCATGTGGGAATCAATATTAACTCGCTTGTTTCTTCCAACTACACATCTTGGAATGCAAGCTCACACAGCCAAGATATTGCTCATGCGAAGATCTCTTACGATTCCGTGACTAAGAATCTAAGTGTGGCTTGGGCTTATGAGCATCCTAAGGAGAGTTCAAGCCTTTCGTACATCATTGATCTCGCAAAGGTTCTGCCATCAGAAGTTATGCTAGGGTTTATAGCTGCTGCTGGGTCAAACACAGAGGAACATAGACTTTTATCATGGGAGCTCAGTTCAAGTTTAGATAGCGAGCAAGCTGATAGCAAGATAGGAATGATAGTTGGGGTTTCGGTTTCCGGGTTCGTTCTCCTGACCTTTATGGTCATCACAACCGCGGTGGTTTGGTCACggaaggaaagaaagaagaagaaagaaagagatatagCAAACATGATATCAATAAATGAAGACCTCGAAAGGGAAGCAGGACCAAGAAAGATATCTTATAAGGATCTTGTCTCGGCAACCAACGGATTCTCAAGCCAGAGAAAGCTGGGtgaaggaggatttggagcGGTTTATGAAGGAAACTTGAGAAAGATCAATACAATGGTTGCGGTGAAGAAACTATCCAGTGGTTCAAGGCAGGGAATGAAAGAGTTTTTAAACGAAGTTAAGGTCATCAGCAAACTAAGACATCGAAACCTAGTGCAACTCATCGGCTGGTGTAATGAAAAAAACGAGTTTTTGCTCATCTATGAGTTAGTGCCAAATGGTAGCTTGAACTCTCATCTCTTTGGTAAAGGACGAGCTCATATACTCTCTTGGGACACAAGGTACAACAAGATAGCTCTTGGTTTAGCCTCTGCTCTGCTTTATCTTCATGAAGAATGGGATCAATGTGTACTGCACAGAGACATCAAGGCAAGCAATATAATGCTGGATAGTGATTTCAATGTAAAGTTAGGTGATTTCGGGTTGGCTAGGCTTGTGAACCATGATTCTGGTTCCCATAAAACAGGATTGGCTGGAACTTTTGGATACATGGCACCTGAATATGTGATGAAAGGAAGTGCGAGTAAAGAGTCAGATATATATAGCTTTGGAATCGTTTTACTAGAGATTGTCACAGGGAGAAAAGCGCTGGAACGGAAACAAGAAGATGAATATAGTACTGATGGAGAGAGTGATGACATCAGTCTTGTGGAGAGAGTTTGGGAACTTTATGGGAAACAAGAAGTGATGACTTCGTGTGTTGATGAGAAATTGGGTAAGGATTTTGATAAGAAAGAAGCTGAATGTCTTGTGGTATTAGGGTTATGGTGTGCTCATCCTCATAAAAACTCGAGACCTTCGATAAAACAAGCGATCCAAGTCTTGAATTTTGAGTCACCGGTCCCTGATCTTCCACTGAAGAGGCCTGTTGCTATGTATCACATctcggcttcttcttcttctccctctgtTAGCTCAAGTGGAGTTTCGTTAACGTTCTCAAGCATTGGGTATGGTCGTTAG